The DNA region TGCCGGGATTAAGATGCCATTATCTGGCCCGATCAGACAGCCTTTATCGCATTCCACAATCAGCGACTTCCTCTCCGTACCAACCCCGGGGTCGACAACGGCAATATGTATCGCGTTTGGAAAATGGATAACCGTGGAGTACAGTACATAAGCTCCTTCCATCACATTTCGGGGGGAAATATCATGAGTTACATCGACAATTTTCGCATCAGGATTTATGGACAAAATACTGGCTTTCATCTGTGCGGCATATGCCCATCCAATATCGGTGGTGAGAGTTATTATACTGCTCATTTTTCACCCACGATTTCATCTATCCAATTGAAATAATCATACAGCCCGTACTTAACTGGCACGGCAACTATTTCGGGTATTTCATAACTGTGCATTTCCTTTATCCTATCCTTTATGCTGGCCCACATATCCTCTCTAGATTTCATTACAAGAATAACTTCTTTTTTTTCTTCTACCTTTTTGTTCCACCAGAAAAAGGATTTAACATCGGACATACTGATACAGGCAACCAACTTTTCTTCAGTAAGAGTTTTTGCAATTCTCTCTGCCTCTTCCTTCTCGCATGTGCAGAAAACCATTATGTAATTCATAAGCACTAAACGAAAAACCAAATTAAAAATTAATGCCAATCATTTAAAATGGGCAAGAGTTTATAACCGTGAAAAAATTTGCTAAAACATTGCTGGCTATTTTCTCAATAGCACTTCTTATACCTTTTATACCATCCGACAATAATACGGAAAAAAAAGCAGATACATTCGGGGAGTGCATGGGGAATATGCATGCTTCCCTCAGCGATGAATATTTCATCCCAGAGAACATGACACTAAAGGATGATAGCTTTCATTCTGACCTGCCCCTCCATATTGAAACATGGTACTACGAGGCCATTTTCAACAATAATTATAGTATGATATTCATAGTAACATTATTTTCTTCTGATGGAAAGAGCGGAACAGCATTGGCTGGTCTTTACATTTATAAGGAAGGGCACATGGAAGTTATGGAAAGAGCAACTGCATTTTCTTTCTATGCGTCAAACGAAGGACCTTTCATAAAATTTTTTGGTGATGAAGTAGTGAACGGCTACATAGATAAGTATAACAGGTTGTCATATGATATTTCTTTTGAAAAAAATGAGAATGGAATAGAACTGCAATTTATCAATAAAACCAGAGGGTGGAAGGGAGAGATGGGAATGGGATGGTGGCTTGCTATTCCGGAACTGCATGTAACGGGAAAAATGAAAATAGGCGGGAAAGTTACCAGCGTAGAGGGAAAGGGATACCATGATCACAACATATTTTCGTTATTTACCCCCGTAGTAGAATGGGGATATATGGATGGGAAAGTTACGTGTGATTCTTTCTCCTTAGTATGGGGAGATATAATGCATAACAGACGGTATTCTGATATTTTTGCTATTTTAAGCGAAAACGGGAGTTACATGGCCGTTCTTCCCGAAAGCATTGAAATGAGGTTTTATTCCTATATATATGACCACGGTAGGAAAATACCCACAGAATCTTTTATTTCCATAGATGATACCAAAAATTCTATTTTTGTTGAATTGCATATGACCACTATAGATTTTCATCATATACGACTGCCCTTTATCCATTATTGGAGATATCACGTAAAAGTTGAGGGAATTATAAGAACTGCATTTCGTGAAGAAATAGTCGATGAAATATGCATTATGGAACGGATGTTGTACTAAAAAACACAAGTTTTGCAGGTAATTTTTAGCTTTAGCCGTGATAAATTGTGTTCGTTATGGGAGATGGCAATAGTTATTTGAGGAGCTGTAGAGGGATAGACGAGGACTTTCTCATCCTATCTAAATGGAATATCCGGACAGCTTGCTCATCGTCTGTCAGTGGATCATGAATTCCCTATTCTTTTTTCTTCCACAGTAGCACAGCAGCCATAGCCGCAATCAAAGCGATAAATTCAAAGCCAGGGATGCCACCTTTTTTGTTATTCACTTTCACCGTTATTACGTCAATGTTTGAATATTCATGTCCATCATATGCCCTTGCTTGTACAATATAATCTCCATTGTCAAAGCCAGTTGTATCCCACGTGTAGTTCCATGTTGTTGTTTCATTAACAACTGTCCAGTTTCCATTGCCGATTTTTATTTCCACTTTTTTAACAGAAATATCGTCGCTTGCCGTTTCCTGAATGTTAACAATTCCAGAAATGGTCATCAACTAACAAAGTAGTATTAAATATGTGATTCAAGCCATTGGAAAGCAAGATTTTATGAAAATGCTTATAATGCTGGTTTTGATTAAAGATAGCGAAAAAATGGTTGAGATAAGGCAAAAAATTTCGGATTGGAATGATATACGAACTGAGTTCGGATATAAGGAGTTATATGACATTCCGCCCGCCAAAAATAGGAGGAAAAAGAGATGAACGAAACAGAAAGCACGCAAAAGGGTTTATTTAAAAATAATATTTACCAAAATGATAGTATGAACTTTGTAATAGAAGACAAGGAAGAAAAAGGGAAGTATTTGCTTGATGAGATCAAAAATAAAGTTATTTTAGGTGATACATTCAAAGTGCTTAAGAAAATAGGTGACGAGAGT from Candidatus Thermoplasmatota archaeon includes:
- the cutA gene encoding divalent-cation tolerance protein CutA; the protein is MNYIMVFCTCEKEEAERIAKTLTEEKLVACISMSDVKSFFWWNKKVEEKKEVILVMKSREDMWASIKDRIKEMHSYEIPEIVAVPVKYGLYDYFNWIDEIVGEK
- a CDS encoding Ig-like domain-containing protein: MTISGIVNIQETASDDISVKKVEIKIGNGNWTVVNETTTWNYTWDTTGFDNGDYIVQARAYDGHEYSNIDVITVKVNNKKGGIPGFEFIALIAAMAAVLLWKKKE